In Anabaena sphaerica FACHB-251, a genomic segment contains:
- a CDS encoding esterase-like activity of phytase family protein: protein MQLIKKLRKPPLIILIIYFTITIIIISLFLSNLASATTKVTGIDFIGAATLPTGYSFQKTELGGLSGITYDAKNDLYYAISDDRGQKANPRFYTLKIDLSTGKLTKDGVTPVAVTTLLNENNQKFTPRTTDTEGITLTNKATVLISSEGDVQKLINPFIKEFSLASGQAITTLPIPNKFLPDSKNQQGIRNNLAFESLTITPNNQSLFTATENSLIQDGAAAKPGFANSCRILQYSLDNNQPEKEFLYQTEPVTPLFNFTGRFDSGLTDLLSLDNQGHLLSLERTFTGLGFAISLFQVSLENADDIHNLDSLSAVDIKKIKPVEKKLLLDLQTLDVALDNIEGLTLGSKLPDGQTSLILVSDNNFNRLQSTQILAFKLKLESPLTRLLRLLPVPIPQ from the coding sequence ATGCAACTGATCAAAAAACTCAGGAAACCACCGTTAATTATTTTAATTATTTATTTTACCATCACCATCATAATTATCAGTCTATTCCTCAGTAATTTAGCTTCTGCAACAACTAAGGTAACTGGTATAGATTTCATTGGTGCAGCCACTTTACCCACAGGATACTCCTTCCAAAAAACCGAACTGGGAGGATTATCTGGAATTACCTACGATGCCAAAAACGACCTTTATTATGCCATTTCTGACGATAGAGGACAAAAAGCCAACCCTCGATTTTATACCCTAAAAATTGACCTCAGCACAGGTAAGCTAACTAAAGATGGAGTTACTCCCGTAGCTGTCACCACTTTATTAAACGAAAATAACCAAAAATTTACCCCCAGAACCACTGATACAGAAGGTATTACTTTAACTAACAAAGCAACTGTATTGATTTCTTCTGAAGGTGATGTTCAAAAATTAATTAATCCTTTTATTAAAGAATTTTCCCTTGCTTCTGGTCAAGCTATTACCACTTTACCCATACCAAATAAATTTCTACCAGATTCAAAAAATCAGCAGGGTATCCGTAATAACCTAGCCTTTGAAAGCCTCACCATCACACCCAACAATCAATCATTATTTACAGCGACTGAAAACTCACTAATTCAAGATGGTGCAGCAGCCAAACCAGGCTTTGCTAATTCTTGCCGCATCTTGCAGTATAGCCTGGACAACAACCAACCTGAAAAAGAATTTCTTTATCAAACAGAACCAGTCACACCCCTATTCAATTTTACAGGCAGGTTTGACAGTGGATTAACTGATTTACTCTCCTTGGATAATCAAGGACACTTACTGAGTCTAGAAAGGACTTTTACTGGTTTGGGATTTGCTATTTCCTTGTTTCAGGTTTCCCTGGAAAATGCAGATGATATTCACAATCTTGATAGCCTGTCAGCGGTTGACATCAAAAAAATCAAACCCGTAGAGAAAAAACTACTCTTAGATTTGCAAACTCTGGATGTAGCACTAGACAACATTGAGGGCTTAACCCTTGGTTCTAAACTACCTGATGGACAAACTTCGTTAATTTTAGTCAGCGACAACAATTTCAACAGACTGCAAAGCACCCAAATCCTAGCCTTTAAACTCAAGCTGGAATCACCCTTAACCAGGCTATTGCGGTTGCTGCCAGTTCCCATTCCTCAATAA
- a CDS encoding serine/threonine-protein kinase encodes MNESKTSSDIYIGQLLNNRYLIRNLLGAGGMGRVYLAEDVTKECMLVAVKMLSLSIGNKHLAERFGREIFIGAQLGKKSPHITRVFTYGITNERVPFYVMEYLRGNTIKQILKVESLTILRFLVMCQQICLGLHCAHQGVTLNGKVYPIIHRDIKPENIFINNNGKKTEIVKILDFGIAKFLTESSGMTMTESFIGSLPYSSPEHMQGQKILDVRSDIYSLGVLMFEMLTRKHPFHTTSHSFSTWCKLHCIQAPPTFEEVNPHVSIPQELQQLVMRCLAKDVNDRPQSVKEILDDLVKIKAQIEQYPSHDGEKLQPEHNVKIVPLTSISEQECWQKQWPKNKPVGLICFPHLLHTPKGNILTLWAMLPQAEIRKLKEKIHTTEFISKIEDYPMILWVTMLYDEQSDLIRWLSYYLDIKDNKEEKILRNLAGIGYYHLLLFAREDPHKCSHVMTFMLTAKQRQYLSDAINLSQNKNFDKLTSSHQAKILLKIEYEKLKSQISKKLNTKSKKPGGFFKSWLVRLFDLFKS; translated from the coding sequence ATGAATGAATCCAAAACATCATCAGACATTTATATTGGGCAATTATTAAATAACCGTTATTTAATTAGAAATTTACTTGGTGCAGGAGGCATGGGTAGAGTTTACCTAGCAGAAGATGTCACCAAGGAATGTATGTTAGTTGCTGTGAAAATGCTCTCTTTAAGTATAGGAAATAAACATTTAGCAGAACGCTTTGGTAGAGAAATTTTTATTGGCGCTCAATTAGGGAAAAAAAGTCCACATATTACCCGTGTGTTCACTTATGGCATCACCAATGAAAGAGTGCCGTTTTATGTTATGGAATATCTGCGGGGGAACACGATAAAACAAATTCTGAAAGTTGAAAGTTTAACCATATTAAGATTTTTAGTAATGTGCCAGCAAATTTGTTTAGGTTTACATTGCGCTCATCAAGGAGTAACCCTAAATGGCAAAGTTTATCCTATTATCCATAGAGATATTAAACCAGAAAATATATTCATTAATAATAATGGTAAAAAAACAGAAATAGTCAAAATTCTTGATTTTGGGATTGCCAAATTTTTGACCGAGAGTAGTGGAATGACAATGACTGAATCTTTTATAGGCAGTTTACCTTACTCCTCTCCAGAACATATGCAAGGGCAGAAAATTTTAGATGTGCGCTCTGATATTTATAGTTTAGGCGTGTTGATGTTTGAAATGCTCACAAGAAAACATCCATTTCATACAACAAGCCACTCTTTTAGCACTTGGTGTAAACTTCATTGTATTCAAGCTCCACCTACATTTGAAGAAGTCAATCCCCATGTCAGTATTCCCCAGGAATTACAACAATTAGTAATGCGTTGTTTAGCAAAGGATGTGAATGACAGACCCCAGAGCGTCAAGGAAATATTAGATGATTTAGTTAAAATTAAAGCACAGATTGAACAATATCCTAGCCATGATGGTGAAAAACTACAGCCGGAGCATAATGTCAAAATAGTACCTTTAACATCAATTTCAGAACAAGAGTGTTGGCAAAAACAGTGGCCTAAAAATAAACCAGTGGGATTAATTTGTTTTCCCCATCTCTTGCATACACCCAAAGGGAATATATTAACTTTGTGGGCTATGTTACCTCAAGCAGAAATTCGGAAATTAAAAGAAAAAATACATACTACTGAATTTATTAGTAAAATAGAAGATTACCCAATGATATTGTGGGTGACAATGTTATATGATGAGCAGTCTGATCTGATTAGATGGTTATCTTATTACTTGGATATTAAAGATAATAAAGAAGAAAAAATCTTGCGGAATTTAGCAGGAATTGGCTACTATCATCTGTTATTGTTCGCCCGTGAAGATCCTCATAAATGTAGTCATGTCATGACCTTTATGCTAACAGCCAAACAGCGTCAATATCTATCTGATGCCATCAATTTAAGTCAAAATAAAAATTTCGATAAACTTACTTCTTCCCATCAAGCAAAAATTCTTCTCAAAATAGAATATGAAAAATTAAAATCACAAATTAGCAAAAAGCTCAATACCAAATCCAAAAAACCAGGAGGTTTTTTCAAATCTTGGCTAGTGAGATTATTTGATTTATTTAAATCTTAA